The DNA region CACTTCGGCAGTTCAAGAGACAATCTTCTATCCCCAAGAAAATGATGAGTaaactgaaatgtgaatggatttgCTTATTGGGGATTGCCTGGAGCTTGTTGCCTGTacattgcctcatgtgacatgcAGTGTTGTAGATAGACCAATTTAAATTTggtccaccaagggcgagcggTTCAActaaattattcatgtttagatatgggggaaatttgtgctgggcagcacagtgtattttgctcagagtgctgggcgaaatttgtgagttctgggcaggcctgcccgacaccgcccaccgtggctacaaacAGTGTTGACATGGCCTTAAGACAAGCCTGGTCTGTCAGGTTGGGGTAGTGGCATCTGTCCTctccttccacctctaggacccaggttcaaatcccacctgcaGCACATTgcggattgggttttcagtgaATGCCTGCTGCATGGATTTTcactggaataattctctggtgTTACCTCGCACATCTTAAACTAaaacttccttgtcttctctccattagGTTTCTTGGCTAGtgtagtgattaagttcgcttttctgagagtccttggcctaacaacaagggcccaatttcttagagctgcttagcactaaaatttgctaagcatgaaatttcttcctaaaAACAGGGttaacagggttaccaaccaaatttccatttgttgcatattgcttgttactggtattcagctgttgtttgcttatcctgaaagtcACGTGgaattttgtttggtaatcctgtttttatcaaaccaaaaatttcatgctaagcaagttcttgtgcttagcagctctatgaaattgggcccagaataaattaaatgaaatagaTAAAGTTGGCGAGCGCCATAATTTCAGCTTTAACAAGACGATGTTTCTCTCTGCAGATCCACTTGCCCCCAAGAAGCCGGCCAATGCCTTCTTGATGTTCTGTCAGACAGAGAGGCATACGATGCAGGGAGAATCATCTTCCAAGGATCCCGAAGGAGGCGACATGAGCCATCAAGAATTGACTCGCCAACTTGCTAAGAGGTGGAACTACCTGGAAGCAGGCGAGAAAGAGGTGGGCACTTGAAGAATGACTTGAAAAAATTTCTGCTTTGCAAGAATGAGTAGAGAACCAGTAAAAAACATACATtacatagtattttggctggaaaccttttttttctaagcaagatttttctctGCTTAGCATTTTCGGAAAGAATTCCATATTCTGCGACcacttttcactaatttttacaaaaagaaatatctcAATTGAGTAAATAAGATACTCGTTtaagtttttcaaaattgtctTTTAGCTTCACAGCTCACTGCAATTTGGCCATGAACTGAGCATGTTGGATTGTCCCCCGATATTTAAAATTGCAGTCTTGGTATAAGATAGCCCATTCTGGAAGCGTCACTTCAAccctttttaattttctgcaaCAATGTTTTGAGCCTCAAGTTGGTcacaatttgatttaaaaactcCTCTAGGAGCACAACCCTAAGCCGGACAGCTACTTAAAAGTGAGGGGCTACACTAACCTGATTTTCactatcaacccaaatcaactgccaccaggggcaaaTGCCTCCTACTCCTGCagatgaaacagggttaccctctttACATTCCTtgaggatgtaggcatgggaaTCATCCACTCGGAGcgtggctggtagagcagattGCACTGCCTTCCCacctttttacaaagcaattaaggtatagtgccttgcttaaggacacaattgtcaagCAAATTAATAAATACTTTGTCATTACTTCTTTATCCAATCACAGACTTACTACACAATGTATGAACGTGACAAGGATAGATACCACAAAGAAATGAAGGAGTACATTCAGTCCAACAACCTTGATCCACCCATGGTGACGAACCCCACGCCACAACCCCAGACGGACACTGTCACAGCCACCACCAGGATCGGATCCGTCATGAACGGCCAAACTATCCCGAAAAAGGAGCCAGTTATTATCAAAAGTGAACCTATACCATTGAGTAGTTATAGATCAACTAGTTATGGCTCACCGACTTCCACACCGAAAACATTGACAACCACTTCTACCAATTCTGGGATGAACAGAGTCAAGAAACCCGAGGTAGCTGTTCAAGTCAAGAAGGAAGTGAAGATGGATAGTTTTCCTCCGAAGACAAAACCAATTCTTCAGCTTAAACCTGTCTTAGAAGGCGATGATCCGTATCATTTTGATGACGACTAGGCTAAGAATCAATCtcttactactactactagtaataataataataataataataataataataataataataataataataataaaaataataataataataataataataataataataataataataataataataataataataatgataataataataataataataataataataatcttgttTCTCTGTAAATCAATGTGACCAAAGTGAGGCTAGAAGAAAAAGCAATCTGGCACTCTTCGGTGAAATGAGAATTAGAGCCATTTTGCGGTgtggtattattatttttttggaaCCTGGCTAAGATTGTAGCCAAGGCCTATTAGATAACCACAATATATGAAACAGATATTAACGCAAAATACTTGCCAAATATTGGGTATATTTTACTTGATGGGTACAGTGACTGAAGGCTCTTTGCAAAAAGTCTTAAGATAAATctcagtgctttgtgaaatcgactcctgGAGTTTGCAGGTTCAAATTTCCAGTAACCTTTACTGGTAAACTTGCGGTTGCAACCTTGTATAAATACCTTATGGGAGGAATTTCGGCTCTTAACCATTGTTATGGTCTTGATGTTTTGAAAAGTGTACTCTGTCTGtttacaagtaaaacaattttaattgggcccagtgagagttttgttttttccaaatATTTTGCTGAAGCACGGCTGGGCCTTTCTGCTGTTAAGAAATAATTGGTCAATCGGGATACAGAGTCAAAACGGCATCTTTCAAAAGGGAAACCATATTAAATTCTAATTTTTAATACCTTGATATTAGTGTTGTCACTAAGTGCCTTTTATTGACATTCCgaaaaaattgtgaaattaATCCTGCTGAATTGTGAATACATCTGGAATATTTTGTCTAATaaattttgaattatttaaCTCTCAGAACAGCCGCTTGTGTAACCTTTTTTGCATCCTCCTTCCTTTCGCTGTGAACTTTGAATTGGTTACTTATCAATGGGCAATATTTTTCTTGAACGCATTTGCTTGATAATTTCGAAGCAACTAACAAGTGTCCATCAGCTGGGGTCAGATTTATTGTTGACACAAATAAAGCAACAAGGATCCCAATTTTATGGGTACGTTGAAACGATGGCATGTCCACCTTTAGAAACCCctttaagccattatacactttcggtacagaaaacaaataaaaattcacagatttacaaataatttacagggtttacagaaggtaatggtgaaagacttcttttaaaaatattgtttcatgaaatgctttactttttgagaaaacattaaaacaatatcaattctcgttagcgagaattacagatttatttgaaacacgtcatgacacggcgaaacgcgcggaaac from Asterias rubens chromosome 7, eAstRub1.3, whole genome shotgun sequence includes:
- the LOC117292266 gene encoding uncharacterized protein LOC117292266, producing the protein MENNSDVKKDEDGYRKKYVSLKHKCESIQLDNEKCLNRLYYVKKAVRKMSRERRFLTTKLDKYGDNYKNATLTLPIEDDSMLQLLGINSPIAPSFPASRGLAGLVTKSQRSKSSRGRAGRVGRVGRPRLISEMTSHDNRPSGRGGKRKRMPSQNKQDKEKDPLAPKKPANAFLMFCQTERHTMQGESSSKDPEGGDMSHQELTRQLAKRWNYLEAGEKETYYTMYERDKDRYHKEMKEYIQSNNLDPPMVTNPTPQPQTDTVTATTRIGSVMNGQTIPKKEPVIIKSEPIPLSSYRSTSYGSPTSTPKTLTTTSTNSGMNRVKKPEVAVQVKKEVKMDSFPPKTKPILQLKPVLEGDDPYHFDDD